Sequence from the Bacillus sp. es.036 genome:
CGGCAAAAACCCGCTTACTAAATGATACATGCTTCTGCTGCATCTTAATTAATACACCAATAAGAACAAGTAAAATAGCAATATTCACAATAACGATAAATGTATCCATACTGAATTCCCCCTCTTTAATATTATCTTGAGACTAAACTTTATAATCCTTATAAGTTTAGTCGGCATTAATCTAAAATACTACCATATTGTGGCACTGTCAAGCAGAACCGTCGGAACGGTGCCTGTGGAACGGTTGGAACGGTGCCTGTCACTCCCCGTTATTTGTCGAATGGGGAGAAGGCTGAGAAAACCTCCTTCTTAAGGATGAGATAAAAACCGTACCGGTGGCCGGTTTATTTCATTTCGTTGCGGCGTAGAATGAAAGTAACAAAAGAAACGAAGGAGGTACTTCTGATGGAAAACATATATGTGCTGGAACAAGAAATTATCAACCGCCGCTAACATCTAAATCCTATAAGGAGGAATTTCTATGACGATCTTATTGCTTATCAAGAACGTCTTTAAAACAAACCATCATGAACAGCAGCACCTACGCGATCACCATAATCGACACCTTGATCTGCTCGCAAGGTCCCCTTACCATAGCTAGCCCCCTGGATGTTGAACGCAGCCAGGGGACTTTTTCTTGCATTTAGCTATCAGCTCAGCTTAACGTCAGTTGCAAAGCTTCTAAGCCCAGGATCGCTTCAACGACATCACTTTTCGAAACAGGTAAAGCCGTTGGAAAGTGAATCGACTCTCCTTCTTTCGTCGCGTATTCAGCAATCACATCACCGACGCCTTCCACATTTGCAGACGCAACCCCAAGTGACTCTAATGAGAGCGGCAAACCAATTTGCTCATAGAAAGAAAACAACCCTCTTACTTCCGCCCACTCCCCTTCTAGTACAAGCTGTACTAAAATACCGTACGCAACTTTTTCACCATGAAGAAAAGAATGTGCTTCCGCAACATGCGTTAACCCATTATGAATGGAGTGCGCTCCAGCAATTCGTCCATAACGATCACCAAGCCCGCCTACCATTCCTCCAGATAAAAGATTCGTTTCAACGACGCGGATAAACGCATCACTCAAATAACCCTTTTGCTGATCTTTAACCGCTTGATCACCATCCTTCACAAGCACATCGCGGCAGCTTTTAGCAACCTCGTATGCTAATTGTACAGACACAGGCGTAGAAGGTAGCCCTTCAATTAATGCTCTCGCTTCGTACCATTTGGCCAGCGTATCACCAATCCCGGCTCGTAAATAAGCGATTGGCGACTGTAAAAGAATTTCGGGCTCTACAAGAACAAGATATGTACTTCTTGGAAAAATAGTATACGTAATAAATTCGCCTTCATCTGAATACTTCACGCTAAGGGGCGTGGTCGCTGCGCATGTAGAAGCAAGCGTGGGTACGAGTGCCACGTCTTTATTCACTTCATTTCCAACCGCTTTTGCTACATCGAGCACTTTTCCTCCGCCTACTCCAAGTATGACATCGGCATGATGAATCCGCGCTAATTCCGCTTGCCTTGCAATTTCTGATTCAGAGCACTCCCCACTATACGTGGAATAAGCCGTATGAAATTCAGACAAATCCGGAAAGTAATCTTGAGCCGCTTCCCAGGATCGATTTCCTGAAATAACAAACACTTTTTGAAATCGTCCTTCCTGAAGCAGCCGTGGTAATTCCTGAAGAACTCCCGGTCGACATTCATAATGTCCTGGGGTTGCTCTAACTTGTATTGGTTCCATTTTTCATTCCTCCTAAGCTTGCTGAATCCACTTTTTGTTTCTTTTATTTAATGTAGAAACACCTGCATCTATCACACGCTTTACTCCAATCCCCTTTTATATAGAAGAAAGTGCATCAAAAAAAGGAAAAACATCAGGAATTGCACCCCTGTTCACACAACCTAATCTTTTTTCAATCGAGCGGAAAGAATGTTACCAAACGACTGCAGCCCCTGAACGAGGACAATGAGCAAAAAGACCGTCACGTACATCACATCAACTTCATACCGCAAATGCCCATAGCGGTAAGCAAGGTCTCCAAGTCCACCTGCGCCAACTAGTCCAGCCATGGCCGTTGCCCCAATGAGTCCGATGGTAGCAATCGTTAACCCGAGCACAATCGAGGATCGCGATTCTCTGACTAGAACGTGCCAAATAATGTGTCTCGTTTTAACACCCATCGCTTCATATGCTTCAACAACTCCGCGATCTACTTCAAGTAAGGCGGATTCCATCAGCCTCGCAATGTACGGAGCTGTAAAAACAACGAGCGGCACAATCACGCCTTTCACACCGATTGTTGTACCTGCGATCATTTTCGTAAAAGGTAAAATGAAAAAGAGTAGAATAATGAATGGAATCGACCTGATCACATTAATAACCGCATTTAGTAAGCGGAAAAGAACCTTGTTTTCAAGTGCTTTTTCAGGTCGTGTTAAAACGAGTAACACACCTAGCGGAAGCCCTATTAATACCGAGATCAGGAGGGAAATCCCAACCATCTGAAACGTTTCTATAATAGCACTCCAAATATCTGCTCCCCAAAGGTCGAGGAATTCCGAAATCTTAGCTGACATGGGCTTCCACCTCCTGAACATATCCTTCGACGACAACGCCGCTTTCTTCTAAAAAGGTGACAGCTCGATCCGTTTCATCTGCATTACCTTCCAAATGAACGACAAGTCTCCCAAACGGCTGATCCTTTAGCTGCGTAATATTTCCGGCTAAAATCGACGGATACACGTCGAACTTTTTACTAACATGCGCAAGAGCCGGACTTTCGGAACGCTCGCCAATAAAGGAAAGGTTCACGATCTGACCGCTTTCTTTCAAACGCGTAACGAGCGACTCTGGAAGCTCATCTTGGAAGAGCGACTGCACAAACCGTTTTGCCGTGGATGTCGCTGGTTGACTAAAGATATCAACAACTCTGCCTTGCTCAATGACCTTCCCATTCTCCATCACAGCGACTTCATGACAAATCTTCTGCACAACATGCATTTCGTGAGTAATGAGTAAAATGGTAATGCCAAAATCGCGATTAATTTGTTCCACCAGTGCTAAAATCGATTCCGTCGTATCAGGGTCAAGGGCACTTGTTGCTTCGTCACATAAAAGAACTTCAGGCTCATGAGCAAGCGCACGCGCAATCGCAACTCGCTGCTTCTGTCCTCCAGAGAGCTGAGAAGGATAAGCATCGCGCTTGTCCGATAACCCAACGATCTCTAAGTATTTATCCACCCGATTTTCGATTTCTTTTTTGGGTACGCCCGTTAGCTTAAGTGGAATCGCAATGTTCTGGTGAACAGTCCCCGTTTTCAACAAATTAAAGGATTGAAAGATCATGCCAATTCGCTGTCTTGTTTTTTGAAGCTTTCCCGTAGACAAAGAGGTGAGCTCAATGCCATTAATATATACCTTTCCCTCAGTCGGTCTCTCTAGCAGATTCGCCATTCGAACGAGCGTGCTTTTTCCAGCCCCACTATAGCCAATGACGCCATAGATGCTTCCTTTTTCAACTTCGATCGAAACATCATCAACCGCATTAGTGATCTTGTCACCATTCTTATACGTTTTCGTTATATTTTCTAAACGAATCATCGTGCTCACTCCTCTTTCAAATTACCAGGATGGGACTACTGA
This genomic interval carries:
- a CDS encoding iron-containing alcohol dehydrogenase family protein; translated protein: MEPIQVRATPGHYECRPGVLQELPRLLQEGRFQKVFVISGNRSWEAAQDYFPDLSEFHTAYSTYSGECSESEIARQAELARIHHADVILGVGGGKVLDVAKAVGNEVNKDVALVPTLASTCAATTPLSVKYSDEGEFITYTIFPRSTYLVLVEPEILLQSPIAYLRAGIGDTLAKWYEARALIEGLPSTPVSVQLAYEVAKSCRDVLVKDGDQAVKDQQKGYLSDAFIRVVETNLLSGGMVGGLGDRYGRIAGAHSIHNGLTHVAEAHSFLHGEKVAYGILVQLVLEGEWAEVRGLFSFYEQIGLPLSLESLGVASANVEGVGDVIAEYATKEGESIHFPTALPVSKSDVVEAILGLEALQLTLS
- a CDS encoding methionine ABC transporter permease — encoded protein: MSAKISEFLDLWGADIWSAIIETFQMVGISLLISVLIGLPLGVLLVLTRPEKALENKVLFRLLNAVINVIRSIPFIILLFFILPFTKMIAGTTIGVKGVIVPLVVFTAPYIARLMESALLEVDRGVVEAYEAMGVKTRHIIWHVLVRESRSSIVLGLTIATIGLIGATAMAGLVGAGGLGDLAYRYGHLRYEVDVMYVTVFLLIVLVQGLQSFGNILSARLKKD
- a CDS encoding methionine ABC transporter ATP-binding protein, with translation MIRLENITKTYKNGDKITNAVDDVSIEVEKGSIYGVIGYSGAGKSTLVRMANLLERPTEGKVYINGIELTSLSTGKLQKTRQRIGMIFQSFNLLKTGTVHQNIAIPLKLTGVPKKEIENRVDKYLEIVGLSDKRDAYPSQLSGGQKQRVAIARALAHEPEVLLCDEATSALDPDTTESILALVEQINRDFGITILLITHEMHVVQKICHEVAVMENGKVIEQGRVVDIFSQPATSTAKRFVQSLFQDELPESLVTRLKESGQIVNLSFIGERSESPALAHVSKKFDVYPSILAGNITQLKDQPFGRLVVHLEGNADETDRAVTFLEESGVVVEGYVQEVEAHVS